Below is a genomic region from Triticum dicoccoides isolate Atlit2015 ecotype Zavitan chromosome 5A, WEW_v2.0, whole genome shotgun sequence.
TGGGGTGGTGCATTGAGGGCACACACAAATGCAAGTTGGTTATATATGGTTTTATTAGAAACATTACAActgcccccgcaaaaaaaaacattGCAATTGCGCAGTTTTCCAGCCCTCTCAGACCACTAGCAATTTCAGCCATCGGATCCACCATATTGAGCATTTTCAGCTGTCAGACACTCTTCCAATCCTACACAGAGCGCTACACATCATAGCTCGATGCTCCCATAATGATTTCATGCAGCTGCTATTTAATTTGGCCTAATGGGCTCACGTGTGTACATCCTTCTCCGTTCACTAGATTGGTAGAGGGGGGGAACAATGCCCTTGTTTTGTCCGCCCAAGTGCAGCCTTTGAGTGACACAAGCGACATGGTCGCGGGATGGTGGCAGGGAAAGCGAACCATCGGTTGTCGATTGGAATCCACTCGCCGTCGATTGACTGATTGAGGAAGTGAATCATACACACCATTAATGGCAATTGATGTGCATCACTCACAGGACAATTATCATGTCGATCCATGCTTTTCCTGTACTCCATGCCTAATGCTTTTAGGTGCTCATTTTCTTTATCTTCCTTACTCGCCATTTCTTCCTCGTCATCTATATGTGGATAACATTTTGCTCAGATACTTATGCAAGCAAAAAGGAAGAGGAAGGACCACATTGGGAAAACACTCAAACAAATTTTGAACCTTGAATATAGAGGGGAGAAGAGCCTGGGCTCTCCTCAATGTTACAAATTGAAAAAAAATGTTTGCGAATTCAAAAGATGTTCATGGTGTTTGTGaacttaaaaatgttcatgattttaaaaatatgttcatggaTTCCAAAAATGATTGTGAATTTGGAAACTGGTCACGAATTCAGAAACATGTTGTTGAATTTGAAAAGAATGTTCGCGAAAAGATAATCACAAATTGAAAAAATGCTCACCAATTTTAAAAGTGTTCGCAAATGTGATAAATTTTTGTGCATATGAAAAAACATTCACAAATTAAAAAGTGAAAATAAAATTATAAAGGgagaataaaaacaaaaaacataaaaggAAAGAAATGGAGGACAACAAAGAACAAAAAGCcaaaagaaaacctgaaaaccagggcagaaaaataataaaaaggatcaaaacaaaaaataaaataccaaagaaaagcaaaataacaaaacaaaaaataaaataccgaaaaacagaAAATCtggaaagaaaaatagaaaaagaataaaGAATGGAAAAACCGGAGGGAAGGTTCAGAACCTTCCCAAAATCAGACGGAATGTTGTGAAAACTACCTTTTTTTAGCAACAGTGAAAACTACCTAAAACtacctaatgggccggcccaagagtGCGCTCGCCATAGGCGAGCACTACATACTGCTCGGAGCGTGCGATATATAGCCGTCCCATAACGAGTGTTTCGATTACGAGCAGTCGTAGTGGCTTTCCCTGCGATGCGTCGAACTCGCTCTCCCCTTTCTTGCTTCCTTAAAACTCTTGTGCTGTATTTGGATGGTTGTATTTTCATTATTCAGTTACTGGAAGGGGTTATGCTCGGTTGGAAAAAATGTGCTATTGAATTTCAACCCCACAATCCCACCACCTTCCAGTTTTATCTGGCTAATTGTTACTTTCATATCCCCCCAAAATAAGGTGTGTAATATTTTAAAAAAACTAAGTTCTATTCCCTATATGTGGAGTGAAATTTGTCACATCTATTTCTCACGCCACATCGAATGGACCGCTcccgcatacacacacacacacacgcatgcatacgGCGAAAACGAAAAATGGCGACCGCGACGGGGAAGAAAATGCAGAGGCACAGGGAGAAACAGGCAGGTCACCACCACAGCACGGCAGAATCGAGAGGAGAGCGAAGGGAACCAGAATGCAGATCGCCTCACTCTTCTTTTCCACTTGTCccatgtttgcattgcattgcagacACATCCTGAGGTGGAAAGAAGGCGTGCGTGTTATCACCATATCGCCGGGATGTGGCTCAGCTTCGCCACGGCCGGAGGAGCTTGCTGACATGGCCGCCCGCCGCTGCGAGGAAGGAGACGACAGAGTCCATAAAGCGTCCAAaaggctctccttccttcttcagACCTCACCACAAGATGAGATTATGATGAAGATACTTATGCCAGATGGACATACACTTGGCCAACACTTGCTCACCAGaacatcatcaccaccatctccaGTTCCAGAATTCAAGATGAACTCCGTTTACCGGCGACGGTTTCGGGTTGGGATTACCTCCCAAGCTTTACTGCACCACTGACTCCCATATCAGAGAAAGTCTGGGCTCTGGAGCAAGCTCCGCTCAGCTCTGGGCTCAGTGTTAGCCTCCTAGCCGAATGCAAGTATGCCTGAAGATTGTTAGTCTCTAACCAAAAAGGAGAGAAGGATTTGCAGAGGTGAGCTCTGAATCTGAGTGATGTTGATGGTCCTGCTCTTTAGGAAGAAAGAGCGTTTGTTTCTTCTTCATTCAACTGGAGCAATTTTGATTCTCCACTGTGGTAGTAACAAGTGTTTCAGACTTTCAGTACAGCAGGACCCGACATCGGTCCCTTGACCTAAATACCGACGAGGGCGTATGGCAAACATACAGCTGAATATATACAACAGCCAAAAAAAATCATTGTAGGGTGACaggacaaaaagaaagaaaaagaagaagaaaaaaacatctGATCTACAGGATTGCTTTGCTTTGCTTTGCTCATGGCGAAAGAGCCGCCCTCGCGTACGCCGCCGGTAGAGACAGAAACTTCTTCGCCTTGCCCACGTAAGCCCGCTTGGTGAAGTTGTTGTAGTCGTTCGCCTCGATGGCGTCCAGGATCTGCCTGTACAGCCACAGCGATGCCAGGACCTGCGAGGAAACAACAGTCCCATGGTACTTGAGTCAACAATGCTTGCAATACATATTTTTCAATGATAATTTTCTTattttcccccgcaaaaaaaaaatcttATTTTGTTTGACAGCATCTCAAAGTGCAGGATtctgtagcctctcttaccggccaTCTGCTCGCAGAGTCTAGATGCATGACACCCTTCTCGGCCTCATCAAAGAAGAGCCTGGCGCGCTGGATTTGGCCCTTCATGAACCTCCTCCATTTATCCGTCACTTTCCCTCTGAATATGTCCTCTTCTGTCAGACCCGCCTGTGCCAGTTCGTCCAGTGGAAGGTATATTCTCCCCCTCCTTGAGCTGCAATTTTCATCCATAAAGACAAAAACATTAGATTACAAACTTACAAACAAATAACAACAAAATATTCTGAACAGTGACAGGTTGGTTAGCCTGATAGATACAAGAAGAGTAAAATACACTAGTCGTAGTTGCAGCTTAAAAAATGATGCCTTACTTGGTACGTTTTACACAAGATTTCAAAGGACAGAGTGTTTAATGTATTAGTATTAGTTTACACATCCAAAACTTACTGAGACAGGAATCCACATGGCTTGTAATAATGGAGTAAAAATTGGTGCTTACTCTTCTCCTACATCTCGGAGGATGTTTGTGAGCTGGTTGGCAATGCCAAGGGCCAGTGCGGCATTGTACACGCTCTCTGCTGAGGCCTTTGAGTCCGGAGCAATCCCCATCACCGGTACCGTCATGAGACCGACAGTGCCAGCGACGTAGTAGCAGTAGAGGTAAAGCTCGTCAAAGGTCATATACCTCGATTTCCAAAGGTCAAGCCTCATCCCTTCAATCATATCTCTGAACGGCTGTAAAGAAAAGAGATTATGATGTTACTATCCAATAACTTCTATCTGACGGAGTTTCATAAATTCTACAGTAACTTCTTCGGCTTATCTTACCTGGATATCAATTGGAAACTTTGACGCCGTGTCAGAGAGGGCTGCGTCGTACATATCATATGGGCGGCCTTCGAAGAGATCCTCTAATCTCTTCTCCCACCGATCCAGCGCCTTGGGCGTGATGTAAGATGAGTTAGGGCCATCCACTAGCTCATCAGTTCTCCTGCACCATACTGCAAAAACAAAAAAGTGGAAAGTGTCAGTTACGAATCAGTAAGGCCAGAAGCAAAATTTTCATATTCAGTTTCATGAACTGCAGTAATAATAACTAAAACTGCAATTCAGACGTACCATAGATCGCCCAAACGGCTTTGCGCCTTTCAGGAGTCATAAGCTGTGTGCCTGCCACAAGAACAAACATCTGTGAGAAACTAAAGACCATAAAGATCGATTTTCAGATGAGATCCTATCTAGACTCATAGCAATAGAGGATGATTTCTCACAAGATTGGAGATCCAAGTGGAAAAAGGAGAACAAAACTAGAATAAAGATAGAAGTACATGAGCTTAAAATCAAGCCCATGCATCTCCACATCATGTCAACCCGACCAAACATGCCTAGCCCCATCCGAGAAAGCTACAACTAATTAATATCACCAGTGGTTCTCAATCCCCGCGACGTGGACGACTAACTGAACACTCCCTTTTACTGATTGCTTCCCTGAGATTGGCCAAGATATGCATGGCACGTAGCACCCACGTGTACCATCTTTACCTACCAAAGTCGGCAGATCCGATCGGCTTTTATATCCGTGTGTGTGCTACAGTTGCTGGTTAGACTCTAGATAAGCTTCAGGCAGCTGGTTGCCTGCCTGACAGTCATCCTCCCGTGAGGATTCTGGAGCAGAAGAGCTGCTGCTCAGGTAGTGGGAGCACAGTATTTTCTATGCGATGATGGAATATCACGAACGATCTTTTATTTGTCGATCCATCCTACGGTTAAATTACTCGTTGCAATTTTGGACTGAATGTGTTGAGACGGATGGTTCAGCTACTGGTGTCATCAGAGTTGCAGAGTAGTGAGTGCGTGAGGGGGCTGGCTCACCGAGGTAGAAGGTCTTGGCGTACTCGGCGCAGACCTCGCCGCAGCGGTCGTAGGCGTCGCCGAGGAGGCCCCAGCCGAGCTCGGCGTCGccctcctgctccagctgctcgtcCCGCCAGCGGCGGCGCCGGCCGGCGTCGGCCTCCCGCGCCGCCCGGCGCCCCTGCAGGTCCTCCACCAGCGCGGCCTGCCGCAGCACCACCTCGTACACCGCCTCCTCCGTGGCCGTCCGCGCCGCCACCAGGCTGGCCCtcggcgccgcgccgccccgcctccaCGCCGCGGCCGGGAGCAGGCCCCGCTGGGCCTGGTCGGCCGGGTGGGGGTGGAGGAGGAAGGCGCGCGCGTGCGGCCTGCAGGACGTGTACACGGCGGAGGATCCCGCCATGGGTTGCGCTCGCCCGCTCGCCCCGACGGGTGGAGGGACGGATGGGTGGATTGGTTTTGGTGGGACGAGAGAGAGGCCCTGTGTGCTCTcttgggttgggttgggttgggtGGTGGAGCAAAAGGGTGTGGGGCTGGGCTTTTAAATGGGCGCTCCAGCTTTTCACCAGTAGCCGTGGACGTGGCCCCGCGAAGCCCAACCAACACTTTCCACTCTACGGCAGCCGCCCTCCTCTCGGCTATCACTCTGAAAAATCAAAATTCCAAATGCGACGGCCATTTTACCCTGGAAAATGTTCTTGGCAGTTGGCGCCAGCTACTGGATGCGGATGGTAAAGAATCCGTCAATCTCAACCGGAAAATGAAGACACGACTTGGTAGTCTACGCCCTGCGTCGTGCACATTATTTTTACCGGCGCTCGTCGAATCGACTGCTACCTTTTTACATAGATAGTGCTGGAGGTGGTTCATTTCTTCTTCGTCCCGCGTCCCTCGGTTACTTCGCAAATATTTGTCTTCGAGCAACGGCTTTTACCTGGCCTCCTACATTCCATTTCAAAATAAGCTTGTTGATAGTGCCGCGATGCTCGACATGTCCCGCGATGGTTGCTTCGGTGTCGTCCAATTATCGTTTACTATATTTAATTACGTAATTTTCCTCTTCTCTATTGTAAATAGATGGAGACCCTTTGGGCTCCAACTTTGAAGAAGAAAAAACTTTACCTAGTCGAACCGTATCCTTTCCACATGGTCATCTAGGACCACAAGGCATGGACGGTGTTACATTCATCCATCTTCCGGCTCCACAAGACTGCGATCATATATGGCTCTAAACGGTGGTTTTGTTATCATTTCGCATGTTGATCACACAACGAAATGTACCGACGGTTCGTGAAGCATCAGGCTTACTAGACATCGCAAGGCTAGGATGAAATGAGTAAGTGGCGCGCTTCTAAATTCATGGTGACGGGCGGCTATTGGTAAAAAAAGGGATAACATTGGCTTTTTCCTCGGGACACGTCACACGATGTAACACGTGTGCCTCCGGGCAAGAACATGTACCATGTCCTCTATTGTAGCTAACTTACTACTACTCCATTTTCTTAAATTACCTACTACACTCATGTAGAGCAATCACTCATGGACTCTTCGGAAATTCGTTACAATGGATGGCTGGGTCCTTTGTGACCCTACCATTGTTAGAAAAATCCAAAAATACAAGCTAAGGTTGTCAGATGAGAGATTGTATgtgttttttagaagaacaggtatTGTATACGCGCGTCAAAATGAAGAAATTTATATTGCCGGATTTATCATTAAGTATGCTCTTATTGTTGTGTGCATTGTAATTATGTTACATTGTATAATTGTTTTTTGTGAGTTGGCGCATGGTTAGACAAAATGAAATCGCTGATCATCAACCATCAAAGAACCATACATATCAAAGACTATATTACCTGCTAAAAGTAACATGTGCATTTTTGAGATTGAAGAAGCAAGTAATCAACATTTTTTACACAAAGTGAGATACTTAGGCCTTATATAATGCAAAGTGCTTAGAAGAGGTGCTTAAAGAGATAAACACTTTCTTGTTAAGCATCAATGCTTATATTTATAAAGGGCAGAGCAGACGCATAACCAGGCACCCTTTCTAAAGAAATAAAAGCTCATGTTTGAGAAAAATTCGATTTGTTTTACCAAACATCTTGCCTAAGCATCTTGCATGATACAAAGCCTAATGGGAGCCTAATACGACTCCATCGAGTTAATCATTTGGCCTGCCCCGGCACGTCATGCATGTGGCGTGGAGGCGACAAGGCGCCGTCGTCACGTGGAGGCAGCGCG
It encodes:
- the LOC119298840 gene encoding phytoene synthase 2, chloroplastic-like encodes the protein MAGSSAVYTSCRPHARAFLLHPHPADQAQRGLLPAAAWRRGGAAPRASLVAARTATEEAVYEVVLRQAALVEDLQGRRAAREADAGRRRRWRDEQLEQEGDAELGWGLLGDAYDRCGEVCAEYAKTFYLGTQLMTPERRKAVWAIYVWCRRTDELVDGPNSSYITPKALDRWEKRLEDLFEGRPYDMYDAALSDTASKFPIDIQPFRDMIEGMRLDLWKSRYMTFDELYLYCYYVAGTVGLMTVPVMGIAPDSKASAESVYNAALALGIANQLTNILRDVGEDSRRGRIYLPLDELAQAGLTEEDIFRGKVTDKWRRFMKGQIQRARLFFDEAEKGVMHLDSASRWPVLASLWLYRQILDAIEANDYNNFTKRAYVGKAKKFLSLPAAYARAALSP